One genomic segment of Helianthus annuus cultivar XRQ/B chromosome 14, HanXRQr2.0-SUNRISE, whole genome shotgun sequence includes these proteins:
- the LOC110908509 gene encoding biotin synthase, mitochondrial, with amino-acid sequence MILIRSIRPNRRAISSMLDLEPRSRSYSSSPAAVEAERTIREGPRNDWKQEEIKSVYDSPLLDLLFHGAQVHRHAQNFREVQQCTLLSIKTGGCSEDCSYCPQSSRYDTGVKAQKLMNKDAVLEAAQKAKEAGSTRFCMGAAWRDTIGRKTNFSQILEYVKEIRGMGMEVCCTLGMIEKQQALELKKAGLTAYNHNLDTSREYYPNIITTRTYDERLETIKHVREAGINVCSGGIIGLGEAEEDRVGLLHTLATLPSHPESVPINALLAVKGTPLEDQKAVEIWEMIRMIATARITMPKAMVRLSAGRVKFSVPEQALCFLAGANSIFTGEKLLTTPNNDFDADQSMFKLLGLIPKPPAFSDDEVETREEAVSS; translated from the exons ATGATTCTAATCAGATCGATCCGTCCAAATCGACGGGCGATTTCGTCGATGTTGGATCTGGAACCGCGCTCACGCTCTTATTCGTCGTCGCCAGCTGCAGTGGAAGCGGAGCGGACTATTCGAGAAGGTCCGAGAAACGATTGGAAACAAGAAGAGATCAAGTCCGTTTATGATTCTCCTCTTCTCGATCTCCTGTTTCACGGA GCTCAAGTTCATAGACATGCTCAGAATTTTAGGGAGGTTCAGCAGTGTACGCTTCTGTCTATAAAGACGGGTGGGTGCAGTGAAGATTGTTCTTATTGCCCTCAATCTTCTAGGTATGATACTGGAGTGAAAGCTCAAAAGCTCATGAACAAGGATGCTGTTCTTGAAGCTGCACAAAAG GCAAAAGAGGCTGGCAGCACTCGGTTTTGCATGGGTGCTGCGTGGAGAGACACAATAGGAAGGAAAACCAACTTTAGTCAGATCCTTGAATATGTGAAAGAGATAAG GGGTATGGGAATGGAGGTTTGTTGTACGTTGGGAATGATAGAAAAGCAGCAGGCTTTAGAACTCAAGAAAGCAGGCCTTACAGCTTACAATCATAACCTTGATACATCAAGAGAGTATTACCCTAATATCATTACAACAAGAACATATGACGAACGCCTGGAAACCATCAAGCATGTTCGTGAAGCAGGAATTAATGTTTGTTCTG GAGGAATAATAGGGCTTGGTGAAGCAGAAGAGGACAGGGTTGGGTTGTTGCATACATTAGCAACACTCCCCTCACACCCGGAGAGTGTTCCCATTAACGCACTTCTTGCAGTTAAAGGCACACCTTTGGAAGATCAAAAG GCAGTTGAGATATGGGAGATGATACGGATGATTGCTACGGCCCGCATCACGATGCCAAAGGCTATGGTGAGGTTATCTGCAGGGAGAGTGAAGTTTTCAGTGCCCGAACAGGCATTGTGTTTTCTTGCTGGTGCAAACTCCATATTTACTGGCGAGAAGTTGTTGACGACCCCCAACAATGATTTTGATGCCGACCAATCCATGTTTAAACTTCTTGGATTGATCCCCAAACCCCCTGCGTTCTCAGATGACGAGGTCGAAACACGTGAGGAAGCTGTTTCTAGTTAG